A window of the Bactrocera neohumeralis isolate Rockhampton unplaced genomic scaffold, APGP_CSIRO_Bneo_wtdbg2-racon-allhic-juicebox.fasta_v2 cluster09, whole genome shotgun sequence genome harbors these coding sequences:
- the LOC126764502 gene encoding uncharacterized protein LOC126764502, with protein sequence MEVRALKTEVKELKEENKINLLKLTEEVSAVKLENRGKPSESQSPQFDQLPFYHKKDLDDFEVQLLQKPELLEKFKLYIKKTGGEASTPFLRAAIKRIFSDELAMSFSWRGTADKPSAEKCLVTTIIKNICHEMFQVDEKTVRSTLQKHFVYANERVKKRLLPLSENK encoded by the exons ATGGAAGTGCGGGCTTTAAAGACAGAAGTGAAGGAGCTAAaggaagaaaacaaaataaatttgttgaagCTGACAGAGGAAGTTAGTGCAGTCAAATTGGAAAACAGGGGAAAACCCTCTGAAAGTCAAAGCCCACAATTCGACCAACTACCATTTTACCATAAGAAGGATCTTGACGATTTCGAAGTACAGCTTTTACAAAAGCCTGAGTTGTTGgagaaattt AAACTATATATTAAGAAGACTGGGGGTGAAGCGTCAACCCCTTTTCTAAGAGCAGCAATCAAGCGTATTTTTTCAGACGAGTTGGCAATGTCTTTTTCGTGGAGGGGCACGGCAGATAAGCCAAGCGCGGAAAAATGTTTagttacaacaataataaaaa ATATTTGCCATGAAATGTTTCAAGTGGACGAAAAAACCGTTAGATCAACGCTACAAAAACATTTCGTTTATGCAAACGAAAGAGTAAAAAAACGCCTTCTACCTTTgtctgaaaataaatga